The Deinococcota bacterium genome window below encodes:
- a CDS encoding NADH-quinone oxidoreductase subunit 15, whose amino-acid sequence MNRGDRAQRERAFYEVWRELLEWMKSYAGAHEAVFYKTEADFPDYIYRMERPYDLPVITMTASLNREDGHPVVLLSASPRHAVFKEITLHPFDSHVYRKLKWSPEKDSLVEERKRPFTREMFEHLMDELFGFRTPAAGAREPELSAPKVVEAD is encoded by the coding sequence ATGAACCGGGGCGACAGGGCGCAGAGGGAGCGGGCGTTTTACGAGGTTTGGCGGGAGCTGCTCGAGTGGATGAAGAGCTACGCGGGCGCGCATGAGGCCGTCTTTTACAAGACCGAGGCGGACTTTCCCGATTACATCTACCGCATGGAGCGGCCCTACGACCTGCCGGTCATCACCATGACGGCGAGCCTGAACCGGGAGGACGGCCATCCGGTCGTGCTGCTGAGCGCCAGCCCGCGCCACGCGGTCTTCAAGGAGATCACCCTGCACCCCTTCGACTCGCATGTCTACCGCAAGCTCAAGTGGAGCCCGGAGAAGGACTCCCTGGTCGAGGAGCGCAAGCGGCCCTTTACCAGGGAGATGTTCGAGCACCTGATGGACGAGCTTTTTGGCTTCAGAACTCCCGCCGCGGGCGCGCGGGAGCCGGAGCTGAGCGCCCCCAAGGTTGTCGAAGCTGACTGA